From Actinosynnema mirum DSM 43827, a single genomic window includes:
- a CDS encoding GPW/gp25 family protein, whose protein sequence is MDFIGRGLAFPVHTDATGSVALVSGSREIVESIRLILATAPGERPMRPEFGCAIHDLVFAPADSATAGRIAYEVRTALERWEPRITLEDVSVSFDEVGSGTLLIDIRYTTRGTNDPRNLVFPFYVIPPHDAEDGA, encoded by the coding sequence GTGGACTTCATCGGCAGGGGACTCGCGTTCCCCGTGCACACCGACGCCACCGGCTCCGTCGCCCTGGTCAGCGGCTCCCGCGAGATCGTCGAGAGCATCCGCCTGATCCTGGCCACCGCCCCCGGCGAGCGCCCCATGCGCCCCGAGTTCGGCTGCGCCATCCACGACCTGGTGTTCGCCCCCGCCGACTCGGCCACCGCCGGGCGCATCGCCTACGAGGTCCGCACCGCCCTGGAGCGCTGGGAACCCCGCATCACCCTGGAGGACGTCTCGGTGAGCTTCGACGAGGTGGGCAGCGGAACCCTGCTCATCGACATCCGCTACACCACGCGCGGCACGAACGACCCGCGCAACCTGGTCTTCCCGTTCTACGTCATCCCGCCCCACGACGCCGAGGACGGTGCCTGA
- a CDS encoding VWA domain-containing protein, which produces MIGRVGRPAASLALAVLLGGFLLADRAPQATAQDHPLSPYLVGYEGGDDVHSANARGEDQRALSGPDRGEAQPAYSPDGTRIAYVQWGVEAPPSSATPSSATPSPAPGPPVTGFAGLVVANADGTSPRVLNPGIGGAEPTWSPDGTKLAVTTEAGIRVLRVADGAVLADVPAPPTLSARDSEPAWSPDGTTIAFTRRIDGQETPSTGPYAVVGGTSPGGDYRTGVSLTTDEVPNNPDIVFLLDNTGSMGGYIQDAKAKLTGVLARISQLQPQARYGLATYRDIDEPEHYELRQRPTADLSAFQTQLNSVTAGGGGDGPEDWFNGLRQLATDPTVFTRDGSRIVVLLGDAPPHFDCDNPAAAYCPRYPTRDQVVSALTGAGAQVLAIPLGTPSSLDAGGHATDIANATDGLLIDGSIPPDATADAIAAGIRDLPVTVTPQHSCDHGATVGFDPPGLTQRGGGQVSFAETVKLPADIRPGTTATCQVDFLFNGQLPEPRRTQHLTATAQTPGAPTVVVSGAVVTSPDGQPAPATFTATATDATGAPLTPGCDQTPGARYPVGFTTVTCTATDASGRTGSATAPLAVQGPGTGQGTGIWFSAVDQDTLRSTRQIPFTAKVNEPCANDGTAPAWSPDGQRLAYAHRAEHLCTANADGTSATRIVSATGPNHPEWTPDAAAILFDGDDDGRRAIWSVPPNGGDPVTLVSRADGAAHPTTRRLPDLAVTASASPPDVVFGGGAEYLFTITSTGLVTAPGAPITLDLPPGLEVDEVLTTSGSCRPDATRCTLGGLARGQRAEIRVQATATTAGEQTATATAPVDINPGDNTARAKVTVAEEVVPPANPGSLSLAVAAVPPDSYVGGQDVVLSYRMRNGSPEPMTDVRLVTALPPELGAPTSAGPGCTADGEECALGTLHPGQLAEVRLTLPARAATRGPAGGSVFTTGPDSDVVDNTAAVEVSVRQPRLTVDPPIGPPGFVARVVGVDFPPGAEVRLAWSAGVTQEPATARVGGDGGVDAQLLVFPRDRLGPRDVLAAPLTGPRFGQVASNPFLVVPRTVQPPDFVFRG; this is translated from the coding sequence GTGATCGGACGAGTGGGCAGACCCGCCGCCTCCCTGGCGCTGGCGGTGCTGCTGGGCGGCTTCCTGCTCGCCGACCGGGCGCCGCAGGCCACCGCGCAGGACCACCCCCTCTCCCCCTACCTGGTGGGGTACGAGGGCGGGGACGACGTGCACAGCGCCAACGCGCGGGGCGAGGACCAGCGCGCCCTCAGCGGCCCGGACCGCGGGGAGGCGCAGCCCGCGTACTCCCCGGACGGCACGCGGATCGCCTACGTCCAGTGGGGCGTCGAGGCTCCCCCGAGCTCGGCGACCCCGTCCTCGGCGACCCCGTCCCCCGCGCCGGGCCCGCCGGTCACCGGCTTCGCCGGCCTGGTCGTGGCCAACGCGGACGGCACCTCCCCGAGGGTGCTCAACCCTGGGATCGGCGGGGCCGAGCCGACCTGGTCCCCGGACGGCACGAAGCTCGCCGTCACCACCGAGGCGGGCATCCGCGTCCTGCGCGTCGCGGACGGCGCGGTGCTCGCCGACGTCCCCGCGCCGCCGACCCTGTCCGCCCGCGACAGCGAGCCCGCCTGGTCCCCGGACGGCACGACCATCGCGTTCACCAGGCGGATCGACGGCCAGGAGACCCCGAGCACCGGTCCGTACGCGGTGGTGGGCGGCACGAGCCCCGGCGGCGACTACCGGACCGGGGTGAGCCTGACGACCGACGAGGTCCCGAACAACCCGGACATCGTGTTCCTGCTGGACAACACCGGCTCGATGGGCGGCTACATCCAGGACGCCAAGGCCAAGCTGACCGGCGTCCTCGCCCGGATCTCCCAGCTCCAGCCGCAGGCGCGCTACGGCCTGGCCACCTACCGCGACATCGACGAGCCCGAGCACTACGAGCTGCGGCAGCGCCCCACCGCCGACCTCTCCGCCTTCCAGACCCAGCTGAACTCGGTCACCGCGGGCGGCGGCGGCGACGGTCCCGAGGACTGGTTCAACGGCCTGCGCCAGCTGGCCACCGATCCCACCGTCTTCACCCGCGACGGCAGCCGCATCGTGGTGCTCCTCGGCGACGCGCCGCCGCACTTCGACTGCGACAACCCCGCAGCGGCCTACTGCCCCCGGTACCCCACCCGCGACCAGGTCGTCTCCGCGCTGACCGGCGCCGGCGCGCAGGTGCTCGCGATCCCGCTCGGCACCCCGTCCTCGCTCGACGCGGGCGGCCACGCCACCGACATCGCCAACGCCACCGACGGCCTCCTGATCGACGGGAGCATCCCGCCCGACGCGACCGCCGACGCCATCGCCGCGGGCATCCGGGACCTGCCGGTCACCGTCACCCCGCAGCACTCCTGCGACCACGGCGCGACCGTCGGGTTCGACCCGCCCGGCCTCACCCAGCGCGGCGGCGGGCAGGTGTCCTTCGCCGAGACCGTCAAGCTCCCCGCCGACATCCGCCCCGGCACGACCGCCACCTGCCAGGTCGACTTCCTGTTCAACGGCCAGCTCCCCGAACCCCGCCGCACCCAGCACCTCACCGCCACCGCCCAGACCCCCGGCGCCCCCACGGTCGTCGTCAGCGGCGCGGTCGTGACCAGCCCCGACGGCCAGCCCGCCCCCGCGACCTTCACCGCCACCGCCACCGACGCGACCGGCGCCCCGCTCACCCCCGGCTGCGACCAGACCCCCGGCGCCCGCTACCCGGTCGGCTTCACCACCGTCACCTGCACCGCCACCGACGCCTCGGGCCGCACCGGCTCCGCCACCGCCCCGCTGGCCGTCCAGGGCCCCGGCACCGGTCAGGGCACCGGCATCTGGTTCAGCGCCGTCGACCAGGACACCCTCCGCTCCACCCGCCAGATCCCCTTCACCGCCAAGGTGAACGAGCCCTGCGCGAACGACGGCACGGCCCCCGCCTGGTCCCCGGACGGCCAGCGCCTCGCCTACGCCCACCGCGCCGAGCACCTGTGCACCGCCAACGCGGACGGCACCTCCGCCACCAGGATCGTCAGCGCCACCGGCCCGAACCACCCCGAGTGGACCCCCGACGCCGCCGCGATCCTGTTCGACGGCGACGACGACGGCCGCCGCGCGATCTGGTCCGTCCCCCCGAACGGCGGCGACCCGGTCACGCTGGTCAGCCGCGCCGACGGCGCCGCCCACCCCACCACCCGCCGCCTGCCCGACCTGGCCGTCACCGCGAGCGCGTCCCCGCCGGACGTCGTGTTCGGCGGCGGCGCCGAGTACCTGTTCACGATCACCAGCACCGGCCTCGTCACCGCCCCCGGCGCCCCGATCACCCTGGACCTGCCGCCCGGCCTCGAGGTCGACGAGGTCCTCACCACCAGCGGCAGCTGCCGACCCGACGCCACCCGCTGCACCCTCGGCGGCCTCGCCAGGGGCCAGCGGGCCGAGATCCGCGTCCAGGCCACCGCCACCACCGCCGGTGAGCAGACCGCCACCGCCACCGCCCCGGTCGACATCAACCCCGGCGACAACACCGCCCGCGCGAAGGTCACCGTCGCCGAGGAGGTCGTCCCGCCAGCCAACCCCGGCTCCCTGTCGCTGGCCGTCGCCGCCGTTCCCCCGGACAGCTACGTCGGCGGCCAGGACGTCGTGCTCTCCTACCGGATGCGCAACGGCTCCCCGGAGCCGATGACCGACGTCCGCCTCGTCACCGCCCTGCCGCCCGAGCTCGGCGCCCCCACCTCCGCGGGCCCCGGCTGCACCGCGGACGGCGAGGAGTGCGCCCTCGGCACCCTCCATCCCGGCCAGCTCGCCGAGGTCCGCCTCACCCTGCCCGCCAGGGCGGCCACCAGGGGCCCCGCCGGCGGCTCGGTGTTCACCACCGGCCCGGACTCCGACGTCGTCGACAACACCGCCGCCGTCGAGGTGTCCGTGCGCCAACCCCGGCTCACCGTCGACCCGCCCATCGGCCCGCCCGGCTTCGTCGCCCGCGTCGTCGGCGTCGACTTCCCGCCGGGCGCCGAGGTCCGGCTCGCCTGGAGCGCGGGCGTCACCCAGGAACCCGCCACCGCCCGCGTGGGCGGCGACGGCGGCGTCGACGCCCAGCTCCTGGTGTTCCCGCGCGACCGCCTCGGCCCCAGGGACGTGCTCGCCGCGCCGCTGACCGGACCCCGGTTCGGCCAGGTCGCCTCGAACCCGTTCCTGGTGGTGCCCAGGACCGTGCAGCCACCGGACTTCGTGTTCCGGGGCTGA
- a CDS encoding phage tail protein — protein sequence MRLGALTLPSPHPLGERLPAVYTEDGFTQRFTEALDEVLAPVFTALDGFAAYLDPRTAPEDFLELLAHWVALDVGEGWTPAQRRDLVASAVRLHRRRGTRRGLVEHVRLLSGGEVEVVDSGACTSTGQPGQPLPETGPPSVRVVVRVADPESVDRTRLASAVAGAVPAHVAVEVEVVGQ from the coding sequence ATGAGGCTCGGCGCGCTCACCCTGCCCAGCCCGCACCCGCTGGGCGAGCGGCTCCCCGCCGTCTACACCGAGGACGGCTTCACCCAGCGGTTCACCGAGGCGCTCGACGAGGTGCTCGCCCCGGTGTTCACCGCGCTGGACGGCTTCGCCGCCTACCTGGACCCGCGCACCGCGCCCGAGGACTTCCTGGAGCTGCTGGCGCACTGGGTCGCGCTGGACGTCGGCGAGGGGTGGACGCCCGCGCAGCGCCGGGACCTGGTCGCGTCGGCGGTGCGGCTGCACCGCCGGCGCGGCACCCGGCGCGGCCTGGTCGAGCACGTCCGGCTGCTCTCCGGCGGTGAGGTGGAGGTCGTCGACAGCGGCGCCTGCACCTCCACCGGCCAACCCGGCCAACCGCTGCCCGAGACCGGACCGCCGTCGGTCCGCGTGGTGGTGCGGGTGGCCGATCCCGAATCCGTTGACCGGACCCGGCTGGCCTCGGCCGTGGCGGGGGCGGTTCCCGCGCACGTCGCGGTCGAGGTGGAAGTGGTGGGGCAGTGA
- a CDS encoding PAAR domain-containing protein, producing MPPAARVGDPTGHPGTVAPPGVPTVLIGGVPAATVGGLHTCAFPGVPPHPPTPILPPGCPTVLLGGKPAARLGDLASCGAPIVMGCPTVVIGG from the coding sequence ATGCCACCAGCGGCCAGGGTCGGGGACCCGACCGGCCACCCCGGCACCGTCGCGCCGCCCGGCGTGCCCACGGTGCTGATCGGCGGAGTGCCCGCCGCCACCGTGGGCGGGCTGCACACCTGCGCGTTCCCCGGCGTGCCACCGCACCCGCCGACGCCCATCCTGCCGCCCGGCTGCCCCACCGTGCTCCTGGGCGGCAAACCCGCCGCCCGGCTCGGCGACCTGGCCTCGTGCGGCGCGCCCATCGTCATGGGCTGCCCCACCGTCGTGATCGGAGGCTGA
- a CDS encoding zinc ribbon domain-containing protein, which produces MIVCAQCGEHNVGGAEFCGACGTFLEWEKEPVGAAQGSAGAAQQVTAGQSSGAQPPGVQASGAQAVAAHQVPAQEGRSTPVAGPAPAATPAQPAPVQPAAVQPGAQQPAPARPQPKLTERRQAQPGDLICGRCGDSNPPTRNFCSTCGDSLAAATVVETTWWRRLFPRKDRTVAAGTRNRARRGGAVRKGVGRAVQLVLLVAVLLLGALYWLVDPFRSTVNGAVTGTVEDVRGVFDAKLEPVRPTAVSATAELPDHPAALVADNASNTHWAAPADPQPALVLDFGKRVDLAKAIVRSGVGADFQSAHRPQRLHLVYSTGRTHDVDLADTPDPQEVALANSEGADRVEVHVTGLHRSLSGSDVAISEIEFFAQK; this is translated from the coding sequence GTGATCGTCTGCGCGCAGTGCGGAGAGCACAACGTTGGTGGGGCCGAGTTCTGCGGCGCCTGCGGGACCTTCCTGGAGTGGGAGAAGGAACCGGTCGGGGCGGCGCAGGGGTCTGCGGGCGCGGCTCAGCAGGTGACGGCGGGGCAGTCGTCGGGGGCGCAGCCGCCGGGAGTGCAGGCATCGGGGGCGCAAGCGGTTGCGGCGCACCAGGTTCCGGCGCAGGAGGGCAGGTCGACCCCGGTCGCGGGCCCCGCGCCCGCCGCGACGCCCGCTCAGCCCGCGCCCGTCCAGCCCGCCGCCGTCCAGCCCGGCGCGCAGCAGCCCGCGCCCGCCCGGCCGCAGCCCAAGCTCACCGAGCGCCGCCAGGCCCAGCCCGGCGACCTGATCTGCGGCCGGTGCGGCGATAGCAACCCGCCCACCCGCAACTTCTGCTCCACCTGCGGCGACTCGCTGGCCGCCGCGACCGTCGTCGAGACGACCTGGTGGCGCAGGCTGTTCCCCCGCAAGGACAGGACCGTCGCGGCGGGCACCCGCAACCGGGCGCGGCGCGGCGGCGCCGTCCGCAAGGGCGTCGGCCGGGCCGTGCAGCTCGTGCTGCTGGTCGCCGTGCTGCTGCTCGGCGCCCTGTACTGGCTGGTCGACCCGTTCCGCTCCACCGTGAACGGCGCCGTCACCGGGACCGTCGAGGACGTGCGCGGCGTGTTCGACGCGAAGCTCGAACCGGTGCGCCCCACCGCCGTCAGCGCCACCGCCGAGCTGCCCGACCACCCGGCCGCGCTGGTCGCCGACAACGCCTCCAACACGCACTGGGCCGCCCCCGCCGACCCGCAGCCCGCGCTGGTCCTGGACTTCGGCAAGCGGGTCGACCTCGCCAAGGCGATCGTGCGGTCGGGCGTCGGCGCCGACTTCCAGTCCGCGCACCGCCCGCAGCGCCTGCACCTCGTCTACTCCACCGGCAGGACGCACGACGTCGACCTCGCCGACACCCCCGACCCGCAGGAGGTCGCGCTCGCGAACAGCGAGGGCGCCGACCGCGTCGAGGTGCACGTGACCGGCCTGCACCGCTCGCTGTCCGGCTCCGACGTCGCCATCTCGGAGATCGAGTTCTTCGCCCAGAAGTAA
- a CDS encoding putative baseplate assembly protein, translating to MPLPSPNLDDRRFQDLVDEAKRRVQQHCPEWTDHNVSDPGVTLIEAFAHMTDELLYRLNRVPDLHYLRFLDLIGVTLFPPAAARADVTFWLSAPRETPVVVPAGAQVATERTEIEEPVVFTVDRDLVVVPATLAALATSAADAPPVDRTDDLRDGKDPEVFATEPTEGDAVLFGLTDAVPGCAVLLRLECRAEGRGVDPRFPPWTWEAWDGEAWTPAEVERDSTGGFNQPGDVVLHVPAGHTASVIARQRAGWLRCRAVRPEPDLPFYHRSPRLLSATAATVGGTTSATHADVVTGEVVGVSEGVPGQRFQLARTPVVVGDGDLRVQVATADGWQDWHEVRSFAESGPADRHVVLDRVGGELIFGPAVRQPDGSVRNHGAVPVKSAAIRVPEYRTGGGLRGNVARGMLRVQRDPVPFVSSATNRRPAAGGVAGESVTDAAQRGPLLLRTRDRAVTAEDYELLTREAAPEIARVRCVPAGAGSDAVRVLVVPAVHADEGADFAALQPDAEVRGRIERFLDERRCVGARVSVEPPFYQGVTVVAQLRARAGTPEDVLRSRAVQGLYDYFNPISGGPDGGGWPFGRPVQSGEVFAVLQRLPGVELVEDIRLFGANPVTGERGTAVPRLDLPPNGLAFSYGHQVRVAR from the coding sequence ATGCCGCTGCCCAGCCCCAACCTGGACGACCGCCGCTTCCAGGACCTGGTCGACGAGGCCAAGCGCCGCGTCCAGCAGCACTGCCCGGAGTGGACGGACCACAACGTGTCCGACCCCGGCGTCACGCTGATCGAGGCGTTCGCGCACATGACCGACGAGCTGCTCTACCGGCTCAACCGCGTCCCCGACCTGCACTACCTGCGGTTCCTGGACCTCATCGGCGTCACCCTGTTCCCGCCCGCCGCCGCCCGCGCCGACGTGACGTTCTGGCTGTCCGCGCCGCGCGAGACCCCCGTCGTGGTCCCGGCCGGGGCGCAGGTCGCCACCGAGCGCACCGAGATCGAGGAACCGGTGGTGTTCACCGTCGACCGCGACCTCGTCGTCGTGCCCGCCACCCTCGCCGCGCTGGCCACCTCGGCGGCCGACGCGCCCCCGGTCGACCGCACCGACGACCTGCGCGACGGCAAGGACCCCGAGGTGTTCGCCACCGAGCCGACCGAGGGCGACGCGGTGCTGTTCGGCCTCACCGACGCCGTCCCCGGCTGCGCCGTGCTGCTGCGCCTGGAGTGCCGCGCCGAGGGGCGCGGCGTCGACCCGCGCTTCCCGCCGTGGACGTGGGAGGCGTGGGACGGCGAGGCCTGGACCCCGGCCGAGGTCGAGCGGGACAGCACCGGCGGCTTCAACCAGCCCGGCGACGTCGTCCTGCACGTCCCGGCGGGCCACACCGCCTCCGTGATCGCCCGGCAGCGCGCCGGGTGGCTGCGCTGCCGCGCCGTGCGCCCCGAGCCGGACCTGCCCTTCTACCACCGGTCCCCGAGGCTGCTGTCCGCCACCGCCGCCACCGTCGGCGGCACCACCTCCGCCACCCACGCCGACGTGGTCACCGGCGAGGTCGTCGGCGTCTCCGAGGGCGTGCCCGGCCAGCGGTTCCAGCTCGCCCGCACCCCCGTCGTCGTCGGCGACGGGGACCTGCGCGTGCAGGTCGCCACCGCCGACGGCTGGCAGGACTGGCACGAGGTGCGCTCGTTCGCCGAGTCCGGCCCCGCCGACCGGCACGTCGTGCTCGACCGCGTCGGCGGCGAGCTGATCTTCGGACCGGCGGTGCGGCAGCCCGACGGCTCGGTGCGCAACCACGGCGCGGTGCCGGTCAAGTCCGCCGCGATCCGCGTCCCCGAGTACCGCACCGGCGGCGGCCTGCGCGGCAACGTCGCGCGCGGGATGCTGCGCGTGCAGCGCGACCCGGTGCCGTTCGTCAGCTCCGCCACCAACCGCAGGCCCGCCGCGGGCGGCGTGGCGGGGGAGAGCGTCACCGACGCCGCCCAGCGCGGCCCGCTGCTGCTGCGCACCCGCGACCGGGCCGTCACCGCCGAGGACTACGAGCTGCTCACCCGCGAGGCCGCGCCCGAGATCGCCCGCGTGCGCTGCGTCCCGGCGGGCGCCGGGTCGGACGCGGTGCGGGTGCTCGTGGTGCCCGCCGTGCACGCCGACGAGGGCGCGGACTTCGCCGCCCTGCAACCGGACGCCGAGGTGCGGGGCCGCATCGAGCGGTTCCTGGACGAGCGGCGCTGCGTCGGCGCGCGCGTCTCCGTCGAACCGCCCTTCTACCAGGGCGTCACGGTCGTCGCGCAGCTGCGCGCCCGCGCCGGGACCCCCGAGGACGTGCTGCGCTCGCGCGCCGTGCAGGGCCTCTACGACTACTTCAACCCGATCAGCGGCGGACCCGACGGCGGCGGTTGGCCGTTCGGCAGGCCCGTGCAGTCCGGCGAGGTCTTCGCGGTGCTGCAACGACTTCCCGGCGTCGAGCTGGTGGAGGACATCCGGCTGTTCGGCGCGAACCCGGTCACCGGCGAGCGCGGCACCGCCGTCCCGCGCCTGGACCTGCCGCCCAACGGCCTCGCGTTCTCCTACGGCCACCAGGTGCGGGTGGCCCGATGA